A stretch of DNA from Chlorogloeopsis sp. ULAP01:
CACTAGTTCTGGCATTGACTAGGTTATCTTGCAAACGGGTTAAGCGCACTTTTGCCTGCTCGATTAGTGCGGCTTGACGATTTGCTTCTGCTTCTGCTGCTGTTTGACGTGCTTTGTAGTCTTGCAAACGTGATGTCAGAAGTTCATCTTGCAGTTGCGTACCAGTATTCGTAACTCCTGTACGTTCTGCATCCAAACGGCGCAAGTCTTGTTGAATCAAATTGGTAGATTTTGCCAAGCGTGCTACATCAGCTTCCTGTAAATCTGGATCGCGTTCAATCAAAATTTGACCTTTATTGACGCGATCGCCTTCTTTTACTTTTACCGTGACAATTGAACCGTTCCCTAAAGATGTTACTGGTCGAACTTGGGTAGAAGCAATTAAGTCTCCTGATGCTCTTGCTACTTCATCTATTTGAGAGAAATGCGCCCAGCCAATTGCTCCAAATACGATTACACTTATTGTTCCTGCTAAAAATCTTGTATAAAGTGGCGGTAACTCTTGTACCGCCTTGCCCAATTCATAAGATAGTTGTTCGTCTGGTTTAGCAAATCGCTGTTTAGTTTGACGTGCTTGTGCCGGGTTCGCAGCAAGGGAATATCTCATAAGAATTTTAGATTAGAGACTAGGTACTGGGGACTGGGTACTGGTGATCGGGTATTGGGTATTAAGAGTTCTTTCTTCCTAATCCCTAATCCCTAGTCCCCAGTCCCTATTTAAACCGCCAAATAACGTCGCAAGAAGTTTTCCAAAGGCTCCAACTTCAAATCAAAAATTGCCTCTAAATTGGCAATTTCTTCTTTTGTACAGAAAAATTCATTTGCCAGCAATGTGCGAAAAGTTCCCAAGTTTTTTTGAGCTTGCGGATTCATAAAACCTAAGACATTACGTAACCCATCAATGACAAACATTGGTGGATTAATTATGACTGGCTCTTTGTTAAAGATCCGACCTAAAATTCGGGGAATATCCTCTCGTGATAAAACCTCCGGGCCTCCGACGGGTAAAATCTGATTACGAGCGGCTGGAATCGTTACAGAATCAACTACCATCTTTGCCAAATCATCTGTACTCACAATTGAAGTCCGGTTTTTGGGATCTCCAATGAGTAAATATACTCCTGTTTCCCGAAATCTTTCTGCTAAAGGCAGCAAATTTGATGCTAGTCCAGCTGGACGTAAAATAGTGTAGTTTAAGCCACTACTTTCCAAATATCTTTCTACAGCTCTTTTTGCCTTAAATACTGGAGCATCTTCATATCCTCTATCGGCTCCCAATACAGAAATAAAAACAAAGTGCTGTACTCCATTAGCTTTTGCTTGATCAATCAGTTCTATATTGGCACGATAGTCTAAAGCTAGCGGATTCCCATCGGAACCATGAGTGCTGATCACATACTGGACATTTTGACAAGCTTTGTGAATATCATTTTCCTGTTGTAAGTCACCAATAAAGATGTCAGCGCCCCGGTGTTCTAATTCTCCATAGCGTGAAGTCAGGCGCACAAATGCCCGTACTGGCATTGCTCGTTCCCGTAGCAGTCGCACGACGCGACGACCGATTCCTCCCGTTGCTCCTGTGACTAGAAACATAACAATTTTGGATTTTGGATTGGGTATTGGATACTTGGGATTGGG
This window harbors:
- a CDS encoding SDR family oxidoreductase: MFLVTGATGGIGRRVVRLLRERAMPVRAFVRLTSRYGELEHRGADIFIGDLQQENDIHKACQNVQYVISTHGSDGNPLALDYRANIELIDQAKANGVQHFVFISVLGADRGYEDAPVFKAKRAVERYLESSGLNYTILRPAGLASNLLPLAERFRETGVYLLIGDPKNRTSIVSTDDLAKMVVDSVTIPAARNQILPVGGPEVLSREDIPRILGRIFNKEPVIINPPMFVIDGLRNVLGFMNPQAQKNLGTFRTLLANEFFCTKEEIANLEAIFDLKLEPLENFLRRYLAV